One genomic region from Pararge aegeria chromosome 14, ilParAegt1.1, whole genome shotgun sequence encodes:
- the LOC120629124 gene encoding uncharacterized protein LOC120629124, protein MNTIEEIDIDYLITLIQEREIIWDKSNVDFKNKNLKTKAWEDISKVLFPDYENFTAERKNKVGNDLIKKWRSVKDNYFRYSKKLKEASKSGSGATKLKKYHLYNQLLFLRKVEQNATESSLDSPREINNESTSTNDDITTDNTPRYVPVARKRAMQMDEFEREGLKLLKEPENRHMSFFRAILPSIQEFSDRETLRFQSKVIQIIDEMRYGQTSSYVSGPSTSHQPPYGYQTANFQSTYISDFNNSITSPETSQASEETEYDFSNL, encoded by the exons ATGAATACCATTGAAGAAATTGACATAGATTACTTGATTACATTGATACAGGAAAGGGAAATTATATGGGACAAGTCAAAcgtagattttaaaaataaaaatttaaaaacaaaagcctgGGAAGAcatatcaaaagttttatttcctgATTACGAGAATTTCACAGCTGaacgaaaaaataaagttg gtaatgatttaataaaaaaatggagaaGTGTAAAAGATAATTACTTcagatattcaaaaaaattaaaagaagcatcaAAATCGGGCTCGGGCGCTACGAAACTGAAGAAGTATCATTTATACAATCAACTCCTTTTTTTGAGAAAAGTGGAACAAAATGCCACCGAATCTAGCTTAGACTCGCCTAGAGAAATCAACAATGAATCTACGTCTACAAATGATGACATTACCACAGACAACACTCCGCGCTATGTTCCAGTCGCGCGCAAAAGGGCAATGCAAATGGATGAGTTTGAAAGAGAAGGACTAAAACTTCTCAAGGAGCCGGAAAATCGCCATATGTCCTTTTTCAGAGCTATATTGCCATCTATTCAAGAATTTTCCGACCGAGAAACTCTCCGTTTCCAAAGTAAAGTTATACAAATTATAGATGAAATGCGGTATGGACAAACATCATCATATGTGAGTGGCCCATCAACGTCTCACCAACCACCATATGGGTATCAAACAGCAAATTTTCAAAGTAcatacatttctgattttaataattcaattacaTCTCCAGAAACATCTCAAGCAAGTGAAGAAACTGAATACGatttttctaatttgtaa
- the LOC120629123 gene encoding protein ALP1-like isoform X1, translated as MDRKRRLALLLLLRHRRNRRKITRRYWISPFISLRNRDGQFFFLEYRELLLDEKKFYNFFRMSVSSFECLLKSLEPHIRKNYTNMRNPVEPVEMLGITLRYLGSGNSITDLHFKFKRGKSTIAYIIQRVCRAIWTNLLRDNIPELTTESFQTIARGFDVKANFPQCVGAIDGKHIRVCNPANSGSLFFNYKAFFSIVLLAIVDSNYKFVFVDIGAYGKECDSTILQNSKLYELMINNNLPLPQPQPLSGSNIPTPYVFVGDEAFGLSKHIMRPYGGQNLDLQQKVFNYRLSRARRYVECAFGIMANKWRIFHRPIDVSYDFATDIIKACCVLHNFVADRDGFRQRDKFAISVDEFLPIQPVHEEQTAPNVIRQQYATYFMTRGTLPWQLNKV; from the exons ATGGATCGGAAAAGACGTCTAGCATTGCTCCTATTACTACGTCACCGCCGAAATCGACGCAAGATCACAAGACGGTACTGGATCAGTCCTTTCATTTCATTAAGAAATCGTGatggacagtttttttttttagaatatcgGGAGTTGCTATTAGACGAaaagaagttttataatttttttagaatgaGTGTATCCAGCTTCGAATGTTTATTGAAGTCCTTAGAACCACACATACGaaaaaactatactaatatGAGGAATCCAGTGGAACCAGTAGAAATGCTGGGAATCACTTTAag atACCTAGGAAGTGGAAATTCAATAACTGAtttacatttcaaattcaaacgGGGAAAATCTACTATTGCATATATAATACAAAGAGTTTGTCGTGCTATATGGACCAATCTTCTTCGAGACAACATCCCTGAACTGACAACTGAAAGTTTCCAAACAATAGCGAGGGGTTTTGATGTAAAGGCAAATTTTCCTCAATGTGTTGGTGCCATCGACGGCAAACATATCCGCGTGTGTAATCCTGCAAATAGTggctcacttttttttaattataaagcctTTTTTTCGATTGTGTTGCTAGCTATTGTGGATTCAAATTACAAATTCGTATTTGTCGACATCGGTGCATACGGAAAAGAATGCGATTCAACCATATTACAAAATTCTAAACTGTACGAGCTAATGATTAACAACAACTTACCACTACCTCAACCCCAGCCACTCTCTGGTAGCAATATACCAACCCCGTATGTATTTGTGGGTGACGAAGCTTTTGGACTGAGCAAACATATTATGCGTCCATATGGCGGTCAAAATCTCGACTTACAACAAAAGGTTTTCAATTACCGTCTAAGCAGAGCCAGAAGATATGTCGAATGCGCTTTTGGGATTATGGCTAACAAATGGCGCATTTTTCACAGACCGATAGACGTGTCCTATGACTTCGCTACTGACATTATAAAAGCATGTTGTGTATTACACAATTTTGTCGCTGATCGAGACGGTTTTAGACAAAGAGATAAATTTGCTATAAGTGTTGATGAATTTCTCCCAATACAACCCGTACATGAAGAACAGACAGCACCGAATGTCATAAGACAGCAATATGCGACCTATTTTATGACTAGAGGAACTCTGCCTTGGCAGCTAAATAAGGTATAA
- the LOC120629123 gene encoding protein ALP1-like isoform X2: MTQSTFRRRSGDAQLRMSVSSFECLLKSLEPHIRKNYTNMRNPVEPVEMLGITLRYLGSGNSITDLHFKFKRGKSTIAYIIQRVCRAIWTNLLRDNIPELTTESFQTIARGFDVKANFPQCVGAIDGKHIRVCNPANSGSLFFNYKAFFSIVLLAIVDSNYKFVFVDIGAYGKECDSTILQNSKLYELMINNNLPLPQPQPLSGSNIPTPYVFVGDEAFGLSKHIMRPYGGQNLDLQQKVFNYRLSRARRYVECAFGIMANKWRIFHRPIDVSYDFATDIIKACCVLHNFVADRDGFRQRDKFAISVDEFLPIQPVHEEQTAPNVIRQQYATYFMTRGTLPWQLNKV, encoded by the exons ATGACGCAGTCAACGTTCCGTCGGCGCAGCGGCGACGCACAGTTGCG aatgaGTGTATCCAGCTTCGAATGTTTATTGAAGTCCTTAGAACCACACATACGaaaaaactatactaatatGAGGAATCCAGTGGAACCAGTAGAAATGCTGGGAATCACTTTAag atACCTAGGAAGTGGAAATTCAATAACTGAtttacatttcaaattcaaacgGGGAAAATCTACTATTGCATATATAATACAAAGAGTTTGTCGTGCTATATGGACCAATCTTCTTCGAGACAACATCCCTGAACTGACAACTGAAAGTTTCCAAACAATAGCGAGGGGTTTTGATGTAAAGGCAAATTTTCCTCAATGTGTTGGTGCCATCGACGGCAAACATATCCGCGTGTGTAATCCTGCAAATAGTggctcacttttttttaattataaagcctTTTTTTCGATTGTGTTGCTAGCTATTGTGGATTCAAATTACAAATTCGTATTTGTCGACATCGGTGCATACGGAAAAGAATGCGATTCAACCATATTACAAAATTCTAAACTGTACGAGCTAATGATTAACAACAACTTACCACTACCTCAACCCCAGCCACTCTCTGGTAGCAATATACCAACCCCGTATGTATTTGTGGGTGACGAAGCTTTTGGACTGAGCAAACATATTATGCGTCCATATGGCGGTCAAAATCTCGACTTACAACAAAAGGTTTTCAATTACCGTCTAAGCAGAGCCAGAAGATATGTCGAATGCGCTTTTGGGATTATGGCTAACAAATGGCGCATTTTTCACAGACCGATAGACGTGTCCTATGACTTCGCTACTGACATTATAAAAGCATGTTGTGTATTACACAATTTTGTCGCTGATCGAGACGGTTTTAGACAAAGAGATAAATTTGCTATAAGTGTTGATGAATTTCTCCCAATACAACCCGTACATGAAGAACAGACAGCACCGAATGTCATAAGACAGCAATATGCGACCTATTTTATGACTAGAGGAACTCTGCCTTGGCAGCTAAATAAGGTATAA